In one Bordetella pertussis 18323 genomic region, the following are encoded:
- the hemA gene encoding glutamyl-tRNA reductase: MSVAVLAFGLNHTSAPVSVRERVSMPVDLVKPALEGLRATFGGAVREAAILSTCNRTELYCAAEGQVAEHLPAWLAEHNRLEAAALRPHLYRHQHDDAVRHAFRVASGLDSMVLGEPQILGQMKDAVRAANEAGALGTLLHQLFQRTFSVAKEVRSQTAIGAHSVSMAATAVRLAERVFGQLEDARTLFIGAGEMIELCATHFAAQRPRSMVVANRTIERAETLAGRFSAQTMKLADLTERLAEFDVIVSCTASSLPILGLGMVERATRQRRHRPMVMIDLAVPRDIEPEVGRLDDVYLYSVDDLGRLVQSGTDARRAAVVQAEAIIETRVQGFMHWMQSREVVPVIRDLHQAADDVRAAELERARRMLARGESPEAVLEQLAHGLTQKYLHGPLAALNRSEGDERRQLLAWVPRLFPGRDSRR, from the coding sequence ATGTCAGTCGCCGTTCTTGCCTTCGGTCTGAATCACACCTCCGCCCCGGTCTCGGTGCGCGAGCGCGTTTCCATGCCCGTGGACTTGGTCAAGCCCGCGCTGGAAGGCCTGCGCGCGACGTTCGGCGGCGCGGTGCGCGAGGCGGCGATCCTGTCGACCTGTAATCGTACCGAACTCTATTGCGCGGCCGAGGGCCAGGTGGCCGAGCATCTGCCAGCCTGGCTGGCCGAGCACAACCGGCTGGAAGCCGCGGCCTTGCGCCCGCACCTGTACCGCCACCAGCACGACGATGCCGTGCGCCATGCGTTCCGCGTGGCCAGCGGCCTGGATTCCATGGTGCTGGGCGAGCCGCAGATCCTGGGCCAGATGAAAGACGCGGTGCGTGCGGCCAACGAGGCCGGCGCGCTGGGCACGCTGCTGCATCAATTGTTCCAGCGCACATTCTCGGTGGCCAAGGAAGTGCGTTCGCAGACCGCCATCGGCGCACATTCGGTGTCGATGGCCGCCACCGCGGTGCGGTTGGCCGAGCGCGTGTTCGGCCAGCTGGAAGACGCGCGCACGCTGTTCATCGGCGCCGGCGAGATGATCGAACTGTGCGCCACGCACTTCGCGGCCCAGCGCCCGCGCAGCATGGTGGTGGCCAATCGCACCATCGAGCGCGCCGAGACCCTGGCGGGCCGGTTCTCGGCCCAGACCATGAAGCTGGCCGACCTGACCGAACGGCTGGCCGAGTTCGACGTCATTGTTTCCTGTACGGCCAGTTCCCTGCCCATCCTGGGGCTGGGCATGGTCGAGCGCGCCACGCGCCAGCGCCGGCATCGCCCCATGGTGATGATCGACCTGGCGGTGCCGCGCGATATCGAGCCCGAAGTGGGCCGCCTGGACGACGTGTATCTGTATTCGGTGGACGACCTGGGCCGGCTGGTGCAAAGCGGCACCGACGCGCGCCGCGCGGCGGTGGTGCAGGCCGAGGCCATCATCGAGACGCGCGTGCAGGGCTTCATGCACTGGATGCAGTCGCGCGAAGTCGTGCCCGTGATCCGCGACCTGCATCAGGCCGCCGACGACGTGCGGGCCGCCGAGCTCGAGCGCGCGCGCCGCATGCTGGCGCGCGGCGAGTCGCCCGAGGCCGTGCTGGAACAGCTGGCGCACGGGCTGACGCAGAAGTACCTGCATGGCCCGCTGGCCGCGCTCAACCGCAGCGAGGGCGACGAACGCCGCCAGCTGCTGGCCTGGGTGCCGCGCCTGTTTCCCGGCCGCGATTCCCGCCGTTAG
- a CDS encoding IS481-like element IS481 family transposase — protein MNTHKHARLTFLRRLEMVQQLIAHQVCVPEAARAYGVTAPTVRKWLGRFLAQGQAGLADASSRPTVSPRAIAPAKALAIVELRRKRLTQARIAQALGVSASTVSRVLARAGLSHLADLEPAEPVVRYEHQAPGDLLHIDIKKLGRIQRPGHRVTGNRRDTVEGAGWDFVFVAIDDHARVAFTDIHPDERFPSAVQFLKDAVAYYQRLGVTIQRLLTDNGSAFRSRAFAALCHELGIKHRFTRPYRPQTNGKAERFIQSALREWAYAHTYQNSQHRADAMKSWLHHYNWHRPHQGIGRAVPISRLNLDEYNLLTVHT, from the coding sequence ATGAACACCCATAAGCATGCCCGATTGACCTTCCTACGTCGACTCGAAATGGTCCAGCAATTGATCGCCCATCAAGTTTGTGTGCCTGAAGCGGCCCGCGCCTATGGGGTCACCGCGCCGACTGTGCGCAAATGGCTGGGCCGCTTCCTGGCTCAGGGCCAGGCGGGCTTGGCCGATGCGTCCTCGCGCCCGACGGTCTCGCCCCGAGCGATTGCGCCGGCCAAGGCGCTGGCTATCGTGGAGCTGCGCCGCAAGCGGCTGACCCAAGCGCGCATCGCCCAGGCGCTGGGCGTGTCAGCCAGCACCGTCAGCCGCGTCCTGGCCCGCGCCGGTCTGTCGCACCTGGCCGACCTGGAGCCGGCCGAGCCGGTGGTGCGCTACGAGCATCAGGCCCCCGGCGATCTGCTGCACATCGACATCAAGAAGCTGGGACGTATCCAGCGCCCTGGCCACCGGGTCACGGGCAACCGACGCGATACCGTTGAGGGGGCCGGCTGGGACTTCGTCTTCGTGGCCATCGATGACCACGCCCGCGTGGCCTTCACCGACATCCACCCCGACGAGCGCTTCCCCAGCGCCGTCCAGTTCCTCAAGGACGCAGTGGCCTACTACCAGCGCCTGGGCGTGACCATCCAGCGCTTGCTCACCGACAATGGCTCGGCCTTTCGCAGCCGCGCCTTCGCCGCGCTGTGCCATGAGCTGGGCATCAAGCACCGCTTTACCCGACCTTACCGCCCACAGACCAATGGCAAGGCCGAACGCTTCATCCAGTCGGCCTTGCGTGAGTGGGCTTACGCTCACACCTACCAGAACTCCCAACACCGAGCCGATGCCATGAAATCCTGGCTACACCACTACAACTGGCATCGACCCCACCAAGGCATCGGGCGCGCTGTACCCATCTCCAGACTCAACCTGGACGAATACAACCTATTGACAGTTCACACCTAG
- the mgtE gene encoding magnesium transporter, whose amino-acid sequence MTQSSATPKPPATPRRLDPEDAQHALAEVQECLRRQHLVEDLVHRQEQGDDKAHLVEDLVHRQHEAELATLINGLHPADIAFILESLPKDERQTVWRLVSTEHDADVLIEVEDWVRESLIEAMDRQDLVAATGSMDADELADLAPDLPPDVVAEVQKGLTEEERAQLLEAMGYPEDSVGAIMDFEMVRVREDVSLEVVLRYLRRLHELPDHTDQIFVVDRQDKLQGVLPIATLLVSEPDTEVRAVMNSDFLTLGPLDSDADAASAFERYDLVSAPVTDEQGRLIGRVTIADVVDVIQEDSQEQALSRAGLQEEDIFAPVLMALRNRAPWLLFNLCTAATASFVASRFEDTVSHIVILAFLMSIVAGIGGNSGNQTMTMIIRALAVGRITGRNLWQLVKREMLVTLLVGLCGSLVAALFAWAISDSLSIAVVMMAAMICNMLVGASVGVMVPMLRARFGKDPAIGSSVLLTFATDSLGFFIFLGLATIFLL is encoded by the coding sequence ATGACGCAGTCCTCCGCCACGCCCAAGCCGCCCGCGACGCCCCGCCGGCTCGACCCCGAAGACGCCCAGCACGCACTGGCCGAGGTCCAGGAGTGCCTGCGCCGGCAACATCTGGTCGAAGACCTGGTCCATCGCCAGGAACAGGGCGACGACAAGGCCCACCTGGTGGAAGACCTGGTGCACCGCCAGCATGAGGCGGAGCTGGCGACCCTGATCAACGGGCTGCACCCGGCCGACATTGCCTTCATCCTGGAATCGCTGCCCAAGGACGAACGCCAGACGGTGTGGCGGCTGGTCAGTACCGAGCACGATGCCGATGTCCTGATCGAAGTCGAAGACTGGGTGCGCGAATCGCTGATCGAGGCGATGGACCGCCAGGACCTGGTCGCCGCCACCGGCAGCATGGACGCCGACGAGCTGGCCGACCTGGCGCCCGATCTGCCGCCCGACGTGGTGGCCGAAGTCCAGAAGGGCCTGACCGAGGAAGAGCGTGCCCAGCTGCTCGAGGCCATGGGCTACCCCGAGGACAGCGTCGGCGCCATCATGGACTTCGAAATGGTCCGGGTGCGCGAGGACGTGTCGCTGGAGGTGGTGTTGCGCTACCTGCGCCGCCTGCACGAACTGCCCGACCACACCGACCAGATTTTCGTGGTCGACCGCCAGGACAAGCTGCAAGGCGTCCTGCCGATCGCCACGCTGCTGGTCAGCGAGCCCGATACCGAAGTGCGCGCGGTCATGAACTCGGATTTCCTGACCCTGGGCCCGCTGGATTCCGACGCCGACGCCGCCAGCGCGTTCGAACGCTACGACCTGGTCTCGGCCCCGGTCACCGACGAACAGGGCCGGCTGATCGGCCGCGTCACCATTGCCGACGTGGTGGACGTGATCCAGGAAGACTCGCAGGAGCAGGCGCTGTCGCGCGCCGGCCTGCAGGAAGAAGACATCTTCGCGCCCGTGCTCATGGCCTTGCGCAACCGCGCCCCCTGGCTGCTGTTCAACCTCTGTACCGCGGCCACCGCCTCGTTCGTGGCTTCGCGCTTCGAGGATACCGTCAGCCACATCGTGATCCTGGCGTTTCTCATGTCCATCGTGGCGGGTATCGGCGGCAACTCCGGCAACCAGACCATGACCATGATCATCCGCGCGCTGGCCGTCGGCCGCATCACCGGCCGCAACCTCTGGCAACTGGTCAAGCGCGAAATGCTGGTCACGCTGCTGGTGGGATTGTGCGGCAGCCTGGTGGCCGCCCTGTTCGCCTGGGCCATTTCCGATTCGCTGTCCATCGCCGTCGTCATGATGGCCGCGATGATCTGCAACATGCTGGTCGGCGCCTCGGTAGGCGTCATGGTGCCCATGTTGCGCGCGCGCTTCGGCAAGGACCCGGCCATCGGCTCGTCGGTGCTGCTGACCTTCGCCACCGACTCGCTCGGCTTTTTCATTTTCCTTGGGCTGGCCACGATCTTCCTACTGTAG
- a CDS encoding acyl-CoA thioesterase, protein MTNPPKSPFTSLPSGREPVLRVMPMPADANIHGDVFGGWIMAQVDIAGSIPAARRAAGRVATVAVNAFQFKQPVFVGDLLSFYTSITRTGTTSVTVSVEVYAERQRLDAEVVKVTEAVLTYVATDEARRSRPLPTL, encoded by the coding sequence ATGACCAACCCACCCAAATCCCCCTTCACCAGCCTGCCCAGCGGGCGCGAGCCGGTCCTGCGCGTCATGCCCATGCCCGCCGATGCCAATATCCATGGCGACGTGTTCGGCGGCTGGATCATGGCGCAGGTGGATATCGCCGGCTCGATCCCTGCCGCCCGGCGCGCCGCCGGACGCGTGGCCACCGTGGCCGTCAACGCATTCCAGTTCAAGCAACCGGTATTCGTCGGCGACCTGCTCAGTTTCTATACCTCCATCACGCGCACCGGCACGACCTCGGTCACGGTGTCGGTCGAAGTGTATGCTGAACGCCAGCGCCTGGACGCCGAAGTCGTGAAGGTCACCGAAGCGGTGCTCACCTACGTCGCCACCGACGAAGCCCGGCGCAGCCGCCCGCTGCCCACCCTTTGA
- a CDS encoding YeiH family protein — protein sequence MTTTTSTLPLPTPWRDKLNGILFVALMAAAVVQLADLPFIRQFGFSPLVVGIVCGMLYSNFLRGTMPADWGAGVHFTARRLLRIAVAFYGLNISIQQIAAVGLPGLAVSVGVVASTLLIGTVAGQRLLGLDRDTAMLTAAGSAICGAAAVLAFEPTLRAAPHKSAVAVATVVLFGTLSMFLYPVIYHAGWLPFDTQALGIYIGGTVHEVAQVVGAASNIDPATTEVATIVKMTRVALLVPVLLVLGFWLRASAAAGADGKSHAKLPVPWFAIGFLVLAIVNSLDILPSDLVTAIRKLDVFVLTMAMTALGIETRFAQIRKAGPRVMALGLVLYAWLVFGGYGIVKLAT from the coding sequence ATGACCACCACTACCTCTACCCTGCCCTTGCCCACCCCGTGGCGCGACAAGCTCAATGGCATCCTGTTCGTCGCCCTGATGGCGGCGGCCGTGGTGCAACTGGCCGACCTGCCGTTCATCCGGCAATTCGGCTTCTCGCCCCTGGTGGTCGGCATCGTCTGTGGCATGCTGTATAGCAATTTCCTGCGCGGCACCATGCCGGCCGATTGGGGCGCCGGCGTGCACTTCACGGCGCGCCGCCTGCTGCGCATCGCCGTCGCCTTCTACGGCCTGAACATCAGCATCCAGCAAATCGCCGCGGTAGGACTGCCCGGCCTGGCGGTGTCGGTCGGCGTGGTCGCCTCCACCCTGCTCATCGGCACGGTGGCCGGCCAGCGGCTGCTCGGCCTGGACCGCGACACCGCCATGCTGACGGCCGCCGGCAGCGCGATCTGCGGCGCCGCCGCCGTGCTGGCCTTCGAACCGACCCTGCGCGCCGCCCCTCACAAGAGCGCAGTGGCGGTCGCCACCGTCGTCCTGTTCGGCACGCTCTCGATGTTCCTCTACCCGGTGATCTACCACGCCGGCTGGCTGCCCTTCGACACCCAGGCGCTGGGCATCTATATCGGCGGCACCGTGCACGAGGTTGCCCAGGTGGTCGGCGCGGCCAGCAACATCGATCCGGCCACGACCGAGGTCGCCACCATCGTCAAGATGACGCGCGTCGCCTTGCTGGTGCCCGTCCTGCTGGTGCTGGGCTTCTGGCTGCGCGCCAGCGCCGCCGCCGGCGCCGACGGCAAATCCCACGCCAAGCTGCCGGTGCCGTGGTTCGCGATCGGCTTCCTGGTCCTGGCCATCGTCAACTCCCTCGACATCCTGCCGTCCGACCTGGTCACCGCCATCCGCAAGCTGGATGTGTTCGTCCTGACCATGGCCATGACGGCGCTGGGAATCGAAACCCGCTTCGCCCAGATCCGCAAGGCCGGACCGCGCGTCATGGCGCTGGGACTGGTCCTGTACGCTTGGCTGGTGTTCGGCGGCTACGGAATCGTGAAGCTGGCGACCTGA
- a CDS encoding LysR family transcriptional regulator has product MTPEQLLTFASVADAGNISRAAELLHLSQPAVSGQLRMLQDWFGEPLYRRSGHGIVLTAAGERLAEHARQLRQVYSQAGALRDAWRGLETGSLRLGASTTPASYLLPGLVAAFRARYPAVGVHLSDGNTRQIVERLPSLDLAFIEGEVPAGLPADTVVHPWRQDEVVAIVRSDHTLAGNGAATLRDLAAWPQVTREPGSGVRGLVERAFASAGLAPAVGLELAGVEGVKQAVRAGLGVGFVSIMSVRHEDGSLATLRLLPRPLTRTLSILAPHASAAARATQRFLDACLALP; this is encoded by the coding sequence ATGACACCGGAGCAATTGCTTACCTTCGCCAGCGTGGCCGATGCCGGCAATATCAGCCGCGCCGCCGAACTGCTGCACCTGTCGCAGCCGGCGGTGTCCGGCCAGTTGCGCATGTTGCAGGACTGGTTCGGCGAGCCGTTGTATCGGCGCAGCGGCCATGGCATCGTCCTGACCGCGGCCGGCGAGCGGCTGGCCGAGCACGCGCGCCAACTGCGCCAGGTATACAGCCAGGCCGGCGCGCTGCGCGACGCCTGGCGCGGCCTGGAAACCGGTTCGTTGCGCCTGGGCGCCAGCACCACGCCGGCCAGCTACCTGCTGCCCGGCCTGGTGGCCGCCTTCCGGGCCCGCTACCCGGCCGTCGGCGTGCATCTGTCGGACGGCAATACGCGCCAGATCGTCGAGCGGCTGCCGTCCCTGGACCTGGCTTTCATCGAAGGCGAAGTGCCGGCCGGCCTGCCCGCCGATACGGTGGTGCACCCCTGGCGCCAGGACGAGGTGGTGGCGATCGTGCGCTCCGACCACACGCTGGCGGGCAACGGCGCGGCCACGCTGCGCGACCTGGCGGCCTGGCCCCAGGTCACGCGCGAGCCGGGTTCGGGCGTGCGCGGGCTGGTCGAGCGCGCCTTCGCCAGCGCGGGGCTGGCGCCGGCCGTGGGGCTGGAGCTGGCGGGCGTGGAAGGGGTCAAGCAGGCGGTGCGCGCCGGCCTGGGCGTGGGCTTCGTCTCCATCATGTCGGTGCGGCACGAAGACGGCTCGCTGGCGACGCTGCGGCTGCTGCCGCGGCCGCTGACGCGCACGCTCAGCATCCTGGCGCCGCACGCCAGCGCCGCGGCGCGCGCCACCCAGCGCTTCCTGGACGCCTGCCTGGCGCTGCCCTAG
- a CDS encoding M20 aminoacylase family protein produces MKLIEPIVAWRQDIAAIRRDIHAHPELAFEEFRTADVVAARLQEWGIEVDRGLGGTGVVGIIRGTREGPRAVGLRADMDALPMQEANTFEHASRNPGKMHACGHDGHTAMLLAAARFLSQQRDFAGTVYVIFQPAEEGGGGAKRMIDDGLFTRFPMEAVFGMHNWPGMKVGQFGLTAGPIMASSNEFAIHIKGKGTHAGMPHLGVDPVMAAVQLAQSLQTIVTRNRNPLDAAVLSITQIHTGSADKVVPNEAVMRGTVRTFTLETLDLIERRMGEITRLTCAALDCEGELEFRRNYPPTINHPAESAFCAGVMRGIVGAENVNDHVQPTMGAEDFAFMLQDKPGCYVWIGNGSGDHRDAGHGAGPCMLHNGSYDFNDELLPLGATYWVELARP; encoded by the coding sequence ATGAAACTGATCGAACCCATCGTCGCGTGGCGCCAGGATATCGCCGCCATACGCCGCGACATACACGCGCACCCCGAACTGGCATTCGAGGAATTTCGCACCGCCGACGTGGTGGCGGCCAGGCTGCAGGAATGGGGCATCGAGGTCGACCGCGGCCTGGGCGGCACGGGGGTGGTCGGCATCATCCGCGGCACGCGCGAAGGCCCGCGGGCGGTCGGCCTGCGCGCCGACATGGACGCCTTGCCCATGCAGGAAGCCAACACTTTCGAGCACGCCAGCCGCAATCCGGGCAAGATGCACGCGTGCGGCCACGATGGCCATACCGCCATGCTGCTGGCCGCGGCGCGCTTCCTGTCGCAGCAGCGCGATTTCGCCGGCACCGTGTACGTGATCTTCCAACCGGCCGAGGAAGGCGGCGGCGGCGCCAAGCGCATGATCGACGATGGCCTGTTCACCCGCTTCCCCATGGAAGCGGTATTCGGCATGCATAACTGGCCGGGCATGAAAGTCGGCCAGTTCGGCCTGACCGCCGGGCCCATCATGGCCTCGAGCAACGAGTTCGCGATCCACATCAAGGGCAAGGGCACGCACGCCGGCATGCCGCACCTGGGCGTCGATCCGGTCATGGCGGCGGTGCAGCTGGCGCAATCGCTGCAGACCATCGTCACGCGCAACCGCAACCCGCTCGACGCCGCCGTGCTCAGCATCACCCAGATCCACACCGGCAGCGCCGACAAGGTGGTGCCCAACGAGGCCGTCATGCGCGGCACGGTGCGCACCTTCACGCTGGAAACGCTCGACCTGATCGAGCGCCGCATGGGCGAAATCACGCGCCTGACCTGTGCCGCCCTCGATTGCGAGGGCGAGCTGGAATTCCGGCGCAACTATCCGCCCACCATCAACCACCCCGCCGAATCGGCGTTCTGCGCCGGCGTCATGCGCGGCATCGTGGGCGCGGAGAACGTCAACGACCACGTCCAGCCCACCATGGGCGCGGAGGACTTCGCCTTCATGCTGCAGGACAAGCCCGGCTGCTACGTCTGGATCGGCAACGGATCGGGCGACCACCGCGACGCCGGCCATGGCGCCGGCCCCTGCATGCTGCACAACGGCAGCTACGACTTCAACGACGAACTGTTGCCGCTGGGCGCCACCTACTGGGTAGAGCTGGCGCGCCCCTGA